A part of Streptomyces sp. NBC_00557 genomic DNA contains:
- a CDS encoding gluconokinase, with the protein MRTPQVVVVMGVAGTGKTTIGPLLAARLGVPYAEGDDFHPQANIDKMSAGIPLDDSDRWPWLDAIGQWAHGRAGLGGVVSSSALKRSYRDRLRAAAPGVVFVHLTGDRKLIEERMAQRQGHFMPTALLDSQFATLEPLGPDEAGVAVDVAGGPQEITERAAKALEALPDTTA; encoded by the coding sequence ATGCGAACCCCCCAGGTCGTCGTCGTGATGGGCGTCGCGGGGACGGGCAAGACCACGATCGGTCCCCTGCTCGCCGCGCGGCTGGGCGTCCCGTACGCCGAGGGCGACGACTTCCACCCGCAGGCCAACATCGACAAGATGTCGGCCGGGATCCCGCTCGACGACAGCGACCGGTGGCCCTGGCTGGACGCCATCGGCCAGTGGGCGCACGGGCGGGCCGGACTGGGCGGGGTGGTCAGCAGTTCCGCGCTGAAGCGGTCGTACCGCGACCGGCTCAGGGCCGCCGCTCCCGGCGTGGTGTTCGTGCACCTCACCGGGGACCGGAAGCTGATCGAGGAGCGGATGGCGCAGCGGCAGGGACACTTCATGCCGACCGCGTTGCTGGACTCCCAGTTCGCCACGCTGGAGCCGCTGGGCCCGGACGAGGCGGGAGTCGCCGTGGACGTCGCCGGCGGCCCGCAGGAGATCACCGAGCGTGCCGCGAAGGCACTCGAGGCGCTTCCCGACACCACCGCGTAG
- a CDS encoding FadR/GntR family transcriptional regulator: MTTPGRGLHGRVLDTLGPAITAGEYPPGSVLRTDELAQHFEVSRSVMREAVRVLESMHLVESRRRVGVTVRPKSEWNVYDPQVIRWRLAGADRPHQLRSLTVLRCAIEPVAAGLTAKHATAGQCAELTECALGMVANSRGHRLEEYLVHDIAFHRVILNASGNEMFARLGDVVAEVLAGRTHHEVMFEDPDPAAVTLHVQVAEAVRAGDATRAEELTRQITVGALQELDILAP, encoded by the coding sequence ATGACCACACCGGGCCGGGGGCTGCACGGCCGTGTACTGGACACCCTCGGCCCCGCGATCACGGCGGGCGAGTACCCGCCGGGCAGCGTGCTGCGTACCGACGAGCTGGCACAGCACTTCGAGGTGTCACGCTCCGTGATGCGCGAGGCGGTCCGGGTCCTCGAGTCCATGCACCTCGTGGAGTCCCGCCGCCGCGTCGGCGTCACCGTCCGCCCGAAGTCCGAGTGGAACGTCTACGACCCGCAGGTCATCCGCTGGCGTCTGGCGGGCGCCGACCGCCCGCACCAGCTGCGCTCGCTGACCGTGCTGCGCTGCGCGATCGAACCGGTCGCCGCCGGGCTCACCGCCAAGCACGCCACGGCCGGACAGTGCGCCGAACTCACCGAGTGCGCGCTCGGCATGGTGGCCAACTCACGCGGCCACCGGCTCGAGGAGTACCTGGTCCACGACATCGCCTTCCACCGGGTCATCCTGAACGCCTCGGGCAACGAGATGTTCGCCCGGCTCGGCGACGTCGTCGCGGAGGTCCTCGCCGGCCGCACCCATCACGAGGTCATGTTCGAGGACCCCGACCCGGCGGCGGTCACCCTGCACGTACAGGTGGCGGAGGCCGTCCGCGCGGGCGACGCCACCCGCGCCGAGGAGCTGACCCGGCAGATCACCGTGGGCGCCCTCCAGGAACTGGACATCCTGGCGCCCTAG